The Daucus carota subsp. sativus chromosome 7, DH1 v3.0, whole genome shotgun sequence genome window below encodes:
- the LOC108196487 gene encoding long chain acyl-CoA synthetase 6, peroxisomal — MDSPAQRRIQAIQQHLISSQDEDYQASSLRPNETAGEFVLEQGYSVILPEKLETGKWNVYRSVLSPMKLVSEFPNNPEIRTLHDNFTHSAKIFRDYKYLGTRVRVDGTVGDYKWMTYGEAAAARSAIGSGLVSHGIPKGSCVGIYFINRPEWMIVDHACSAYSYISVPLYDTLGPDAVQFIVNHATVQAIFCVPQTLNVLLSFLSEMPTVRLVVVVGGVDEKIPSLPSTAGVEIVSYTKLISQGQSNLHPFCAPNPADTATICYTSGTTGTPKGVVLSHGNLIANVAGATYSMQFTTSDIYISYLPLAHIYERFNQILVAYYGGAVGFYQGDNLKLLDDMAVLRPTVFCSVPRLFNRIYAGITNAVKASGGLKERLFNVAYNAKKQAVLSGKTPSPMWDRLVFNKIKEKLGGRIRHIVSGASPLSPDVMEFLRVCFGQVIEGYGMTETACVISALDKDDFSIGHVGAPSPACEVKLVDVPEMNYTSDDQPHPRGEICVRGPIVFQGYYKDEVQTREVIDEDGWFHTGDIGLWLPGGRLKIIDRKKNIFKLAQGEYIAPEKIENVYSKCKFVAQCFVYGDSLNSSLVAVVCLDPDVFKAWALAQGFKPENLEQLCKDPRARAAVLADMEAVGKEAQLRGFEFAKAVTLVLEPFTLENGLLTPTFKIKRPQAKAYFAKAITDMYAEIAASDPSSQKLL, encoded by the exons AACAAGGATACAGTGTCATCCTTCCTGAAAAACTGGAGACCGGAAAATGGAACGTATACAG ATCTGTTCTATCTCCTATGAAGCTTGTGAGCGAATTTCCTAATAATCCTGAAATCCGTACTTTGCATGATAATTTTAC gCACTCGGCAAAGATATTCCGGGATTATAAGTATTTGGGTACACGAGTTCGAGTGGATGGAACAGTTGGAGA TTACAAGTGGATGACCTATGGGGAAGCAGCTGCTGCAAGGTCAGCTATTGGTTCTGGGCTAGTGTCTCATGGGATACCGAAG GGGTCATGTGTAGGGATATATTTCATCAACAGACCGGAGTGGATGATAGTTGATCATGCCTGCTCAGCCTATTCTTACATCTCCGTTCCTTTATACGACACCCTTG GTCCTGATGCTGTCCAATTTATAGTCAATCATGCAACTGTGCAAGCTATATTTTGCGTGCCACAGACATTGAATGTT TTGCTAAGCTTCCTGTCTGAGATGCCCACCGTACGTCTTGTTGTG GTGGTTGGAGGGGTGGATGAGAAGATTCCATCACTTCCATCAACAGCTGGAGTTGAAATTGTTTCATATACAAAGTTAATTAGCCAG GGCCAAAGCAACCTCCATCCTTTCTGTGCACCAAACCCTGCTGATACTGCTACAATTTGTTATACCAGTGGTACAACTGGGACACCAAAG GGAGTTGTCCTATCACATGGTAATTTGATTGCAAATGTTGCTGGTGCAACTTACAGTATGCAATTCACAACCTCAGATAT TTACATATCATATCTGCCTTTAGCCCACATCTATGAACGGTTTAACCAGATACTGGTGGCATATTATGGAGGTGCAGTTGGATTCTACCAAGGA GACAACCTAAAGCTACTGGATGATATGGCAGTTCTAAGACCCACCGTCTTCTGCAGTGTTCCACGGCTGTTTAATAGGATATATGCTGG CATCACAAATGCTGTGAAGGCATCTGGTGGTTTAAAGGAGAGGTTATTCAATGTTGCCTACAATGCCAAGAAGCAAGCGGTACTCAGTG GCAAGACTCCATCTCCCATGTGGGACAGGTtggttttcaataaaataaaagaaaaacttgGAGGACGAATTCGTCATATCGTTTCAGGTGCATCACCTTTGTCTCCTGATGTCATGGAATTTCTGAGAGT TTGCTTTGGCCAAGTCATAGAAGGATATGGAATGACAGAGACAGCTTGTGTTATTAGCGCCTTAGATAAGGATGATTTCTCGATTGGCCATGTTGGCGCCCCTAGTCCAGCATGCG AGGTAAAGCTTGTAGATGTTCCAGAAATGAATTATACATCCGACGATCAGCCCCATCCACGTGGTGAGATCTGTGTACGGGGTCCCATAGTATTTCAAGGCTACTACAAAGATGAAGTGCAAAC aaGAGAAGTTATTGATGAAGATGGATGGTTTCACACTGGAGACATAGGGCTGTGGCTACCTGGAGGCCGCTTAAAAATCATAGACAG GAAGAAGAACATTTTCAAGTTGGCACAAGGAGAATATATAGCTCCTGAGAAAATTGAAAATGTATATTCGAAATGCAAGTTTGTTGCACAGTGTTTTGTCTATG GTGACAGCTTGAACTCCTCACTGGTTGCGGTTGTCTGCTTGGACCCAGATGTCTTTAAGGCTTGGGCTCTTGCTCAAGGTTTCAAG CCTGAGAACTTGGAACAACTGTGCAAAGACCCGAGAGCAAGGGCAGCCGTTCTGGCTGACATGGAGGCTGTCGGCAAAGAAGCTCAG TTGAGAGGCTTTGAATTTGCAAAAGCTGTGACTTTGGTTCTTGAACCTTTTACTTTGGAGAATGGTTTGCTGACACCAACATTTAAG ATCAAGAGACCTCAGGCGAAAGCATACTTTGCAAAAGCGATAACAGATATGTATGCAGAAATTGCCGCATCTGATCCTTCTTCTCAGAAGCTGTTGTAA